Within the Thermosynechococcus sichuanensis E542 genome, the region CTCCCAAGGCGGCTAATGACTTCATCAGCACTCAGAGCATGCCAAACTGATTCACGATCTATGTTGAAGGAGGCATTGGAGGAGGTCATGGCGGGTGAGGAGATGAACGGTTTTTTTATCCTTTCTTTATCTTCGTCTATTTTGCTGGAACCATAGCAAACCGCTGCCAATAGTCCTCATAGCGCGCCATCAGCGTCAGAGGTGGCTCAGGCTGTGTCCAAAACTCTACGAGGGTGTGTCCTGTGGCCCACGTATCTTGATCTAAAGGGCTACGCCGTTGTAGCAGCAGGGGAGCCAAGGTTTTTAGATCAAAGGGACGCGGCGGTACCTCTATGCGATCGCTGGCATTTTGCAACAGCGTGTAGAGTTCATAGGCCAGTTGCAATTTACAAAGAATCACCGGCAGGTGTTCTAGGGGCAGTTGTTCAGCCAGCAGCCATGCGGCAGCGGGAGACCCCGTGAGCATCGTTGAGAGAAACTGGAGTACCGGTCGCTTGAGCAAATCGGCAATGCCCTGACTGGTGGTGATGCGGTGGCAATAGGTGTCAATGAGGCGAGAAGCAGCCTGGAGTCGTGTCTGGCGATCGCTCAGCCAGCGAGCCATGCGGATCTGCTTGGCGGGGGCAATTAAATTCACCAAGGTATCACTGAGGGCATCGAGTCCCCAAGCCATGCGCCCTGGGGTGCTGTTGACGATGGGCAGAATATGGGGCGTATAGGCGGCCAACTGTTCTTGGCGATAGGCCACCGCTTCGCGAATACTCACTTCCTTGGGACGGGTACCCCGTTGCCAGTCGTAGGGCGGATGCCATTCCCGCAGGGGGCGCAGCCGATCCACTTGGGTGACCGCCACCACCATCGGCAAGTCCCTCACCTGTTGGCGAATTAGTTGCAGGGCGGTGATGTCCGGGGCAAGGGCAGGATCCAGCGCTGGGGTCAGCAGTAACACCACATCCATGCGCGGTAGGAGTTCCCGCAGGCGAGCTTGAATATCGGCACCGCGAATATCCTCGTAGCCGGGGGTATCCCAAAGGATCAAGTCTTCCTGCCAACGGTATTGCTGGATCTCGTTCGTGTTGGGCAAGGGGGAAACGCTGGTGGTGGGGGCAGCAAATAAACTATTGATCAGGCTACTTTTGCCTGCACCGGTGCGACCCACGAGAAAGACATTCACAGGCTCGGTTTCGGCACGGGCAAGGGGAAGACTCTGCTCTAAAATGTCCTGTAATGTCCCTGTATCGGTGCGCGGGGTGGGGGTGGGCAACTCCAGTTGGGTCAGGCTACCGCTATAGAGGGCGATCGCCCGCAGTCCCAAGGCCTTGAGCACCTGTTCCCGCAGGGTCAGTCCCAAGTTGGCAATCAAGGCTTGATTGGCCTTTTCCTGCTGCTCCTGGGTAAAGGTTTTGGCGATCGCCACACTGGGATTGAGGAGCCACTGTGCCCAATTCCAAGCGGTAAAGCCCCAGCGAGCAACGGGCGCTACCTGTCGCGAGAGTTCATAGGCGCGCACTGCTTGTCCCACAGTTACCCGCGACAAAATTGGGTTAAGGGTTGCCAGCCAGCGATCCACATCCTCAATGGTGTCCCGCAGCAAGCGATAGGCTTGGGGCACATAGATTTGCAACAGTGGACGTTGGGCATTGGGATAATAGACCTTGGCAATCTCACTGACGAGGGTTTGTGCCCGCTGCCAAAAGAGTGGCCAATTTTCCCAAGGGGGCGGGTCTTGGCGGCTTTGTTCAAGGGTGTGTTGGAGAATCTTGAGGGCGCGTTGATCCGTTTCTGAATCACTGCTCCGCGGCAGCTCAAAAGGACGAGAGTCAATCTCTGTCGGCTGACCCTTGAGCCAATGGGCAACCCCCCACCGCCACAGCAGCAGAATCACCACGACCACTGCCCAAACCCAACTCAGTCCCCAGGCATGAATTTGGATCGAGGCGGCGGTGAGGATAAAGCTGGCGATCGCCACCAGTGGCAGGACAAAAAGAATCCACTGCCACCAAGAGGGCTGCATCGGTTAGGTAGTCACCAGTGACTCAAAGGGAATGCGCTGGGCGTGCCCCCAAAAAGCCTCAAGGTTGTAGTATTGCCGTTCCTTGGGCAACTGCACATGGACAATCACATCGCCGTAGTCCATCAGCACCCATGAACATTCCGCTTGGCCTTCAATATGTTGGGGTTGGCGTTGGCAATGTTCGAGCGCCGCCTCCTCAATCCCTTGGTAAATGGCGCGCACTTGGGTTTTTGAGAGTCCCGTAATGATCACAAAGTAATCGGTGAGGTAGGACACGCCACTCACATCCAAAAGGCAGATATCCACTCCCTTGCGATCGTCGGCGGCATAGGCTGCGGTCCATGCTAGTTTAAGGCTAGGGTCAGTAATTGCGGCTACCCGTTGCATCTGTTGAATAGTCAGGCTGCTGTCTCCTAAACGCACTCCTTTATCCTTTGATTTTACCCATTGGTTTAGGGAGGCGCAGGACAAATTTGTTACAAAGCCTTACAAGCATTGCCCCCCACTGGCTGTGGTATCCCCACAACGGACAATGGCATACTGCTACCGCCATCCTTCTCGAGCAATTAGCCAACTATCAGGCGCAACTTCAAGAGCGGCAGCCGACGATCCTTGTGCTGGCCGAACCCGATCCCCTGTGTTTTATCAGTGGTTTTCTAGCAGCCCTCTCTACAGGCACGCCCCTATTGCTGGCCAATCCCCAATGGCAGTTCCAAGAGTGGCAGCAAGTGGCAGCGATCTTGCCCCAGAATTTTATCGCCTGGGGAACGGTGCCCCCCCTAGACCCCCAAGGCGCTGAAGAACCATTGCCCCAGGGCTGGATTCTGATTCCCACAGGCGGCACTCAAGGGCGGTTGCGGTGGGCAATTCACACGGTAGCTACCCTGCAGGCGGCGGTGATGGGGCTGCAACGCCACTTACGACAAGGAGTGATTCACTGTCTGAGTATTTTGCCTTTGTACCATGTCAGTGGCCTGATGCCCGTGGTGCGATCGCTCTGGAGTGGCGGCCAACTCTATCTGGCGAGCCATTTACGGGACTTACGGCGAACAGCCCCCCCCGCCAATTGGAATCTGTGGCTGTCTCTAGTGCCTCGGCAACTGCAACAGGTGCTTACAGAGCCGCTACCGTGGTTAGACAAGTTAAGGGGGATTTTTATTGGCGGTGGCCCCACTTGGTCGCAACTATTGGATCAAGCAGCAGCGCAGCGATTGCCGCTATGTCTCAGCTATGGCATGACCGAAACCGCAGGCATGATCTGTGCCCAGCGACAGGGGGACTTTTTGGCGGGCGATCGCTCCTGTGGTCAAGTCTTACCCCATGCCCAGATTGCTTTGACCCCTACGGGGGAGATTCAGATTCAGTCGGCCTCCCTTGCCCTTGGCTATTACCCTCAGTTATTCCCTGAAGGGATCTTCCAAACGGACGATCGCGCTCAATGGCGGGGCGATCGCCTTTACATTTTGGGACGCAGTAGCCGCAAAATCATTAGTGGTGGCGAGAACATCTACCCCGAAGAGTTAGAAGCCTTACTCCTTGACAGTGGCCTTGTCCAAGACATTCACATCTACGGCGCACCCGACCCCCTGTGGGGCGAACAAGTCATTGCCCTCTATGTGGGAGATGCCTCCCCTGAGGAGCTAAGCAGATGGCTCAAACAGCAGTGCAGTGCCTACAAGTGCCCCAAGCAATGGATTTCTGTACCCCAAATTCCCCGCACGCCCCAAGGAAAAGTGCGATTATCCTCGATCATGGAGGCAGTTTGAGCTTTTGTGGGTCGTGCTTGGGGGTAACTCACCCAGCAATCCTAAAATACGAAAAAAACTAGCGTTCCTAGCCATATCCAACAATGTCCCAACAGCCACCAAATCTAACTCGTCAAACTTCCCCTCGCGCGTGGGCATTGGTGTTGAGGGGTTGTTGCTCGGCAAAAAATCAACTGAAACCCCTTGATCGTTTCAACGCTGGCTAGCGCAGCGGACGCAAAAATAAACGGGCAGGGATCCCAATCTCCTGCCCAAGGGGTTTGCTGCTAGCCAACCACAGAAGCGGTGCTGCGACGCCGCCGAATTCCTGTCGTCACAGTGGGGGTGACATCGATGGGTTGCAGGAGCAATAGGACTGAGGCATTACCCTGAAGTTCACGGCGCACCAGTCGCACCAGCTCCCGTTCAATGTGGGCTTTCACCCCTGCCCAATCGATATCGCCGTTGCGGGCATATTCACTCCAGCGATCGCTCAAAGCGGTTTCCACCGTAGCATGTACCCAAGCCTGCCAAGCCTGTGGCTCAATGGCCGTCACTACACCCCGTAGGTGCACTTCAGGCGTGGCTTTCAGAGTGCCATCCGTACCCACCGCCACTGCCACGGTGATAATGCCTTCCTCGGCCAGTTGTTGCCGCTCTTGCAGCACATGGGCTTTGACAATGCCACCGCGATCCAGTAACTCAATGCCAGCGGGCACCTTATCTACGACACGAATCGAGTCACGGGTGAGTTCTACCACATCGCCGTTGTCAATAATCACCATGTTCTCAGGGGGAATGCCCATGCTCTGAGCTGTTTGGGCGTGTTTTACCAACATGCGGTGTTCGCCATGCACGGGTAAAAAGAACTTGGGCTTCGTCAAGGCTAGCATCAGCTTTTGATCCTCTTGGCAGGCATGGCCAGAGACGTGAATGCCCTGTTCGCGACCGTAGATGACTTTGGCGCCTTGCATCATCAGGCGATCGATCATGTTGACCACGGCAATCGTGTTTCCCGGAATGGGGTGAGCTGAAAGAATCACCGTATCACCGGGGCGAATTTTAATTTTGTTGTGTTCTCCCATAGAAATCCGCGTCAGCGCCGAAAGCGGTTCCCCTTGGGAGCCAGTGGTGAGGTACATCACCTGATGATCGGGGTACTTGTGCGTCATGTGCAGCGGTACAAAGAGATCATCGGGGCAGCGGATGTAGCCCAACTGCCGTGCATGGGCAATGACATTGAGCATCGATCGCCCCAAAACGGAGACCACGCGGCCATACTTTTGCGCCAATTCCAAGGCCATACTGAGGCGATGCACCGAAGAGGCAAAGGTGGTAAAAATAATCCGCCCCTCCGCTTGGCTAAAGGCACGATCCAAGTTGGGAAAAACCGATCGCTCCGAAGGGGTGTGGCCGGGGACTTCCGAGTTGGTAGAGTCACTAATGAGACAGAGCACCCCCTTTTCCCCATGCTCCGCGAGCCGCTGAATATCAAAGCACTCGCCATCAACGGGGGTAAAGTCAAATTTGAAATCTCCCGTGTGGATAATCACGCCAATGGGGGTATGAATCGCCACTGAGAAGCTATCGGCAATGGAGTGGGTGTTGCGGATATACTCCACAAGAAAGTTTTTGCCCAAGCGCACCATCTCCCGAGGCTGTACCGTGCGAAGTTCAGTGCGATCGGCAACCCCCGCCTCTTCGAGTTTCCCTTGGAGCAATGCCATCGCGAGCCGAGGACCATAGATGACGGGAATATCAAACTGCTTGAGGTGAAAGGCAATGCCACCAATGTGATCCTCGTGGCCGTGGGTGACAATCATCCCCTTGATTTTGTCGCGATTTTGCCGTAGGTACGTCATGTCGGGCAAGACGATATTGACCCCGTGCATCCCATCAGTGGGAAAGGCTAGCCCGGCGTCCAGCAAAATAATTTCATCTTGGAATTCAAAAACGCAGGTGTTCTTGCCAATTTCGTGCAGCCCACCGAGGGGAATAATTTTTAGGGCAGCAGTTGCAGCGGATTGACTCATAGGTCTCCTTACGATGAAACGAACAAAAAAGGTGCAGCTTGGGAAATACCCAGCGTTGGCTTAAGACTTCAGTAGGCCAAGATCATCTAAAACAGGCTTCAATTGGCTCATCACAGCGTCACTCGCAGACGTGAGGGGCAGTCGGGGAGCACCCACCGCCCAACCTTGCAGGCTGAGGGCAGCTTTAATCGGAATCGGATTCGTCGTCACAAATAAAACCTTAAACAGTGGCAGTAGTTGACAATGAATAGCCGTGGCTTTGGCCGTCTCTCCTTGGACAAAGGCTTGGATCATCTCTTGAATGCGTAAGCCAACAAGGTGGCTGGCCACACTGACTACACCATAACCACCAACGGCCAGTAAGGGCAACGTCAGGGAATCATCGCCGGAGTAAATGCGAAACGTCGGCGGTAGGGCAGCCCGTAGGGTACTGGCTTGATCAAGGTTGCCGCTGGCCTCTTTGATGGCGACAATGTTGGAGTATTCAGCAAGGCGGATCACCGTTTCTGGCAGCAGGTTTTGCCCTGTGCGGCCGGGGATGTTGTAGAGCATGAGGGGAAAGTCTGGCACTGCCTTGGCGATCGCCTGAAAATGGGCGTAGAGTCCTTCCTGGGGCGGTTTGTTGTAGTAGGGTACCACCAAAAGAGCACCATCGAGGCCGAGTTCTGCCGCCTTTGCCGTGGCATGAATCGCTTCACGGGTGGAGTTGGAACCCGTCCCAGCAATCACCTTAGCTTTGCCCGCCACCGCCTGCTGCACCGTTTGAAAAAGCTGAAATTCCTCTTCCCAAGTGAGGGTGGGGGATTCCCCTGTGGTGCCGCAAACCACAATACCATCGGAGCCATTGGCCACAAGGTGCTGCGCTAGGTCTGCCGCCACATCGTAGGCGATCGCGCCATCGGCTGTAAATGGCGTAATCATGGCGGTAATCACACGTCCAAAGTCAGTCACAGTCCACCCTCAGCCAAGTCCCGTTGCAGTTGCCGAATCGTGACCGCACGGCTGTACACACGCCGGCGATCGCCCAAGGTTTCCAGAATAATTGCTCCCCGTCGCCAGCTTTGGGGCGAGCGATAAATGGTCAAATTCTCGTTGGTCTCAGCAATTTGATAGCCATTGTCCTTCAGCCATGCCTCCAGTCGCGACAGTTGCGGTAGGGCGACGGCAAGGACTTGCGTATGATTCCGATAGGCAGCGATCGCTCCCACAATGACCCCCACAGCTAATCCCCAACGGTAGGGCAGGGGAGACAATAGACTCCAGTGGCAAATTTGGCTCAAACTCAAAGCGGTGATGGCGGTGACGCAGGCAAAGTAATAAATGAACACCACCTTCACATCTAAGCCTTCGATGGCGGGGGGGTCAGCGGTTGTGGGAGAGTTGGGCATAGGCACTTAGTTGAGGGCTTGGGCACGCTCGTAGGCCGCTTTTACCGTTTGCATGAGGGTTCCACGCACACCAGCAGCTTCCAGTACTTCGAGACCCGCAATGGTTGTCCCCGCAGGACTGGTGACCGCATCCTTAAGTTGTGCTGGATGCAGCCCGCGCTCATTAAGTAATTGTACTGTGCCTGCTATTGTGCCATAAACGAGTTCCTGTGTCAGCGATCGCGATAAGCCCACCGCCACCCCAGCATCACAGAGCGCCTCCACAATCAGGGCAACAAAGGCAGGGCCAGAGCCAGACAGCGCCGTTACCGCATCCATTTGCCCTTCACTGACAGCCACCACCTGCCCCAGCACCCCTAACAAATTCTTAATCTTTCGGATCTCCAGTTCACTGGCGGCACTATCGCTGGCAAGGGCAATCACGCCGGCACCCACCTGTGCAGGTGTATTCGGCATCGCCCGAAAGATCAACCGCTGCGGAAAAAGTCGCCGCAGCCGCCCACTGTTGATCCCTGCCATGATGGAAAGGGCAACTCCAGTCCCCTGAGCCACTGGCGTATCTGCTAGTTCTGACTCAATATCAGCAAAAACCTGTGGCTTGACCGCCAGCAAAAGCGTTTCGGCTGTGGCCACCTCTAGGTTCGTTGTCACTCTCACCCCATAGGTATCGGCCAAATACTGCTGCCGCTGGGGCGATCGCGCCGATACCCACACCTGCTCTGGCAAGAGACCATCCGCCAGCAACCGCGAAAGCATTGCCTCCGCCATGCGGCCACAGCCAATGATCCCAAGGGCAGGCACCCTAGGCACTACGCTGCTGTTGGGCATCCATCCCCCAAGCCGGTGGTGGGGCAACGGGTGTCGGTGTGGCAGTTGGACGAACCCCACCCACTTGAGTACTCACTTGGACACAGCTTGGCGTAAATAGGAAAATACTCTCGCCAATACGCTCTTGGTGACCGTCAATAGTGTAGGTTGCACCGGCAACAAAGTCCACTGAGCGTTGAGCTTGCTCTGGCTCCATCAATGTCAGATTCAGCACTACCGACTTCCGCTCCTTGAGGGCTTTGATCACCTCCGGCATTTCACTAAAACTGCGCGGCTGCATCACCAAGACTTCTGCCACTGCCCCCCACCAACGACCCGCATTGGGCATACCAATCACATTAGAAGAAGCTGATCCTGTCGGCACTGAACCAGTGGTCACTGAGGGGGATGGACTGGTGTCAAAGTCGTGACTCAAGGTTGGCCGTGATGTGGGCAACGGTTCCACGTCAGAGTCCATGGCTGCCGTTCGTGGCGTTCCTTGAGGGTATTCCTCATCATAGATGTCAGTCTCTGGGGTTAGGCCCATGAGGTCACGGAGTTTGCCCAACATAACGACTCACTATTGCTCCCAATAAATGTAGGTAGTTCTAAAATGACCTAAAGCGCCATGGCTAGGTCACCACAGCCGGTCAGGACGGTAAAAGCCAGATGATATGTTTCATGTTTTAACAATCTTAGTTTCGTGGCTAAAAGGGAACCTATGCACAAATACCCACGAGAGTTGCGTTAAAACAGGAAGATTCAACTGGCCATTTTACACGAAACCTAGAGAATAAAGATGAATTTGGCCTTAAGTGTCTCGCTTTTGCACGGGTTTGTCAAGCACAAGAATCTCTAGGTTGTGCTCGCTAGCGGAATACGAAACCAAAAGGTTGCTCCCTGAACTTGACTCTCTTCAGCTCCGATCTCACCTCCATGAGCGGTAATAATTTGCCGACAGAGGTATAGACCCAAACCGATACCAGTGCGATGGTGGCTTTCACTGCCACGGTAGTAGAGATCAAACAGGCGCGATCGCTGGTCAGGGCAGATGCCCACGCCATTATCTTGGACGGTGCAGTAAATGCTATCTGCCTGAGCCTCAGCCGTCAGCGTGATGGTTATGCCGGGAGGATTGTGTTTTAGGGCATTGGTAATCAAATTTTCATAGACGCGCCGCAGTTGGATAGGATCAACGGGCACAAGGGGCAATGTGGGGGGGATATTCAGTTTCACGGTGGCCTTGTTTTTCTCAAGCAACGGTTGCAAATCGGCCAAGATCTCCTTCACCAGCGTGGCTAAGGAGGTGGGAGCGATCGCCAGAGAGAAGGTAGGTGGCTGTTCACCATCGATATGTAGAAGCGTTTCAATCAGATGGAGTTGCCGCTGCTGGCTGTGCTGAATACAGGTTAAGGTGCTGCGGGGTACAGCAATCGTGTCGCTGGTGTCGCTCTGCAAGAGATGGTTAATGACCATGAGGGTACCCAAGACAGGGGTGCGCAGGTCATGGGACACGGCGTGTAAAAACACATCCTTGAGGTGGTTGAGTTCCTCTAGTTCACGCATTTTTTGCTGCAACTGCTCAGTGCGCTCGGCCACTTGCTGTTCCAAATTGGCATTCAAGGCCGCGAGTTGTTGATAGAGTGCTGCCTGCTGGAGGGCGATCGCCACCTGAATGGCCAACTGCTCTAAAAAAGCTCGCTCGTGGGGCTGCCACTCTCGCTGCCGGTCACATTGGTGGACGCCCAGTAGGAAGCACGCGCCTTGGGGCTGATGGTGGATGGGAATTAATAGGCAGGATTGAATGTGGTGCGCTTCATACACCTGTCGCAGATGGGGATCAAGAATTTCCGTTTGCCCACAGGAGAGGGTTGTCGGTGTCGTCAGCAACCGCGAACGATAATGGGCATTTTGCAGAAGTGCCTCCAGATTCGTGTGCCACTCGGGCGCCATGGCCGCAGCGACAATTTGAATCTCAGCCGTCCTCGGTTCATAGGCAACAATAAACACGCGATCGCTGAGGAGATAGCGCCGTACTTCCACCACCGTGGTATTAAGAATCTCTGGCAGTTCGAGTGTTTGACGAATGCGCAGGGCAATTTCCGCCAGCAGTTGTTGTCGTTGGGCAGCCAATCGCACATTCTGTTCAGCAGTCTTGCGTTGGGTAATATCGCGTATCCCCACCACCCGTGCCCAGCGCCCCTGATAGAGAATGGATTTTCCCTGAACCTCAACAATCAGTGCGTCACCACTCTTGGTGCGAGCAAGGGCTTCAAAGGGGGCATCAATGGGCTGCTGAATTCGCTCTAAAATTAGCGATCGCGACTCTGGATGTGTTAGCAACAACACTGACTGACCCACCAGTTCTGTAGCGGTGTAACCAAAGAGGCGTTCGGTTGCCGCATTGACATCGAGAATTTGCCCCTGCTCATGGATAATGACTGCCTCGGAGGTGGCTTGAAAGAAAGTGGCCAAGCGGGCTTCACTTTCCTCCAGTGCTCTCAGGGCACGGTGGCGATCGC harbors:
- a CDS encoding GTPase family protein gives rise to the protein MQPSWWQWILFVLPLVAIASFILTAASIQIHAWGLSWVWAVVVVILLLWRWGVAHWLKGQPTEIDSRPFELPRSSDSETDQRALKILQHTLEQSRQDPPPWENWPLFWQRAQTLVSEIAKVYYPNAQRPLLQIYVPQAYRLLRDTIEDVDRWLATLNPILSRVTVGQAVRAYELSRQVAPVARWGFTAWNWAQWLLNPSVAIAKTFTQEQQEKANQALIANLGLTLREQVLKALGLRAIALYSGSLTQLELPTPTPRTDTGTLQDILEQSLPLARAETEPVNVFLVGRTGAGKSSLINSLFAAPTTSVSPLPNTNEIQQYRWQEDLILWDTPGYEDIRGADIQARLRELLPRMDVVLLLTPALDPALAPDITALQLIRQQVRDLPMVVAVTQVDRLRPLREWHPPYDWQRGTRPKEVSIREAVAYRQEQLAAYTPHILPIVNSTPGRMAWGLDALSDTLVNLIAPAKQIRMARWLSDRQTRLQAASRLIDTYCHRITTSQGIADLLKRPVLQFLSTMLTGSPAAAWLLAEQLPLEHLPVILCKLQLAYELYTLLQNASDRIEVPPRPFDLKTLAPLLLQRRSPLDQDTWATGHTLVEFWTQPEPPLTLMARYEDYWQRFAMVPAK
- the rsfS gene encoding ribosome silencing factor, which codes for MRLGDSSLTIQQMQRVAAITDPSLKLAWTAAYAADDRKGVDICLLDVSGVSYLTDYFVIITGLSKTQVRAIYQGIEEAALEHCQRQPQHIEGQAECSWVLMDYGDVIVHVQLPKERQYYNLEAFWGHAQRIPFESLVTT
- a CDS encoding AMP-binding protein, whose amino-acid sequence is MLQSLTSIAPHWLWYPHNGQWHTATAILLEQLANYQAQLQERQPTILVLAEPDPLCFISGFLAALSTGTPLLLANPQWQFQEWQQVAAILPQNFIAWGTVPPLDPQGAEEPLPQGWILIPTGGTQGRLRWAIHTVATLQAAVMGLQRHLRQGVIHCLSILPLYHVSGLMPVVRSLWSGGQLYLASHLRDLRRTAPPANWNLWLSLVPRQLQQVLTEPLPWLDKLRGIFIGGGPTWSQLLDQAAAQRLPLCLSYGMTETAGMICAQRQGDFLAGDRSCGQVLPHAQIALTPTGEIQIQSASLALGYYPQLFPEGIFQTDDRAQWRGDRLYILGRSSRKIISGGENIYPEELEALLLDSGLVQDIHIYGAPDPLWGEQVIALYVGDASPEELSRWLKQQCSAYKCPKQWISVPQIPRTPQGKVRLSSIMEAV
- a CDS encoding ribonuclease J — encoded protein: MSQSAATAALKIIPLGGLHEIGKNTCVFEFQDEIILLDAGLAFPTDGMHGVNIVLPDMTYLRQNRDKIKGMIVTHGHEDHIGGIAFHLKQFDIPVIYGPRLAMALLQGKLEEAGVADRTELRTVQPREMVRLGKNFLVEYIRNTHSIADSFSVAIHTPIGVIIHTGDFKFDFTPVDGECFDIQRLAEHGEKGVLCLISDSTNSEVPGHTPSERSVFPNLDRAFSQAEGRIIFTTFASSVHRLSMALELAQKYGRVVSVLGRSMLNVIAHARQLGYIRCPDDLFVPLHMTHKYPDHQVMYLTTGSQGEPLSALTRISMGEHNKIKIRPGDTVILSAHPIPGNTIAVVNMIDRLMMQGAKVIYGREQGIHVSGHACQEDQKLMLALTKPKFFLPVHGEHRMLVKHAQTAQSMGIPPENMVIIDNGDVVELTRDSIRVVDKVPAGIELLDRGGIVKAHVLQERQQLAEEGIITVAVAVGTDGTLKATPEVHLRGVVTAIEPQAWQAWVHATVETALSDRWSEYARNGDIDWAGVKAHIERELVRLVRRELQGNASVLLLLQPIDVTPTVTTGIRRRRSTASVVG
- the dapA gene encoding 4-hydroxy-tetrahydrodipicolinate synthase, producing MTDFGRVITAMITPFTADGAIAYDVAADLAQHLVANGSDGIVVCGTTGESPTLTWEEEFQLFQTVQQAVAGKAKVIAGTGSNSTREAIHATAKAAELGLDGALLVVPYYNKPPQEGLYAHFQAIAKAVPDFPLMLYNIPGRTGQNLLPETVIRLAEYSNIVAIKEASGNLDQASTLRAALPPTFRIYSGDDSLTLPLLAVGGYGVVSVASHLVGLRIQEMIQAFVQGETAKATAIHCQLLPLFKVLFVTTNPIPIKAALSLQGWAVGAPRLPLTSASDAVMSQLKPVLDDLGLLKS
- the proC gene encoding pyrroline-5-carboxylate reductase, giving the protein MPNSSVVPRVPALGIIGCGRMAEAMLSRLLADGLLPEQVWVSARSPQRQQYLADTYGVRVTTNLEVATAETLLLAVKPQVFADIESELADTPVAQGTGVALSIMAGINSGRLRRLFPQRLIFRAMPNTPAQVGAGVIALASDSAASELEIRKIKNLLGVLGQVVAVSEGQMDAVTALSGSGPAFVALIVEALCDAGVAVGLSRSLTQELVYGTIAGTVQLLNERGLHPAQLKDAVTSPAGTTIAGLEVLEAAGVRGTLMQTVKAAYERAQALN
- a CDS encoding cell division protein SepF, with the translated sequence MLGKLRDLMGLTPETDIYDEEYPQGTPRTAAMDSDVEPLPTSRPTLSHDFDTSPSPSVTTGSVPTGSASSNVIGMPNAGRWWGAVAEVLVMQPRSFSEMPEVIKALKERKSVVLNLTLMEPEQAQRSVDFVAGATYTIDGHQERIGESIFLFTPSCVQVSTQVGGVRPTATPTPVAPPPAWGMDAQQQRSA
- a CDS encoding sensor histidine kinase; translated protein: MTPVIEQLQSLNRILVELARRQPFHGANFAEILQDILCTSARSLNVARVSLWFYSGDRQHIECAHLFQQSPQGLTAGMKLTASDYPCYFAALKEERTITAHDAWSDPRTQEFRHSYLEPLGVTSLLDVPIWVEGVMIGILCYEHIGPPRQWTVAEEQFAASLADLVSLVVESRDRHRALRALEESEARLATFFQATSEAVIIHEQGQILDVNAATERLFGYTATELVGQSVLLLTHPESRSLILERIQQPIDAPFEALARTKSGDALIVEVQGKSILYQGRWARVVGIRDITQRKTAEQNVRLAAQRQQLLAEIALRIRQTLELPEILNTTVVEVRRYLLSDRVFIVAYEPRTAEIQIVAAAMAPEWHTNLEALLQNAHYRSRLLTTPTTLSCGQTEILDPHLRQVYEAHHIQSCLLIPIHHQPQGACFLLGVHQCDRQREWQPHERAFLEQLAIQVAIALQQAALYQQLAALNANLEQQVAERTEQLQQKMRELEELNHLKDVFLHAVSHDLRTPVLGTLMVINHLLQSDTSDTIAVPRSTLTCIQHSQQRQLHLIETLLHIDGEQPPTFSLAIAPTSLATLVKEILADLQPLLEKNKATVKLNIPPTLPLVPVDPIQLRRVYENLITNALKHNPPGITITLTAEAQADSIYCTVQDNGVGICPDQRSRLFDLYYRGSESHHRTGIGLGLYLCRQIITAHGGEIGAEESQVQGATFWFRIPLASTT